A part of Paenibacillus sp. IHBB 10380 genomic DNA contains:
- a CDS encoding OmpA/MotB family protein translates to MTDRQARRRAGNRENNRDRWLITYADLITLLLIFFVMMYAMSHLDTEKFDVVNESLQLTFKSGDSILEQGSGLTGTADNYKHKNPDVETNQSTTNTNQEPSGSEDSKDADEPKELTEREQAFRKQEQELQSLMSVISKYVSDNELGDQIFVADKPQGISITLSDRFVFDTGNADLKPSSEPALAKLASLFHNLNTTVSIEGHTDNKPIVYSPKYRDNWELSGARALSILRFFLDEEKLSPDGFQYAGYADTHPVGDNATELGRQTNRRVEIIVLRQLQEE, encoded by the coding sequence ACGCTATTGCTAATCTTTTTTGTCATGATGTACGCCATGAGCCATCTGGATACCGAGAAATTCGACGTTGTGAACGAGTCGTTACAGTTAACATTTAAATCGGGTGACTCCATACTCGAACAAGGCTCTGGGCTAACCGGTACGGCGGATAACTATAAACATAAGAATCCCGATGTAGAGACTAACCAGAGCACAACGAATACAAACCAAGAGCCTTCAGGTTCAGAAGATTCAAAAGATGCAGATGAGCCTAAAGAACTTACAGAACGCGAACAAGCTTTTCGAAAGCAGGAACAAGAATTACAAAGTTTAATGTCGGTCATCTCTAAATATGTCTCCGACAATGAGCTTGGAGATCAAATATTCGTAGCAGACAAGCCACAAGGTATCTCCATTACACTCAGTGATCGATTCGTGTTCGATACAGGTAATGCCGATCTTAAGCCTAGTTCCGAACCTGCTCTAGCTAAGCTAGCTAGTCTGTTCCACAATCTAAACACAACGGTGAGTATTGAAGGTCATACGGATAACAAACCGATTGTATACTCACCTAAATATCGAGATAATTGGGAATTATCAGGTGCTCGCGCCTTATCCATTCTAAGATTCTTCCTTGACGAGGAGAAGCTTAGTCCTGATGGATTTCAATATGCAGGTTATGCCGATACTCACCCTGTAGGGGACAACGCCACAGAACTTGGACGTCAAACCAATCGTCGTGTAGAAATTATCGTGCTTCGTCAACTACAAGAGGAATAA
- a CDS encoding ABC transporter permease, whose product MNSLTIAWHMIRRIIGTRKGFIGYIILPCIVVSLAVALLGQENTMSVEISYVNLDTGPAGQHLLNELSRNNDYVLKSLNGEEELKEAVMQQKATLGLLIPADFSNDLLQGNAKQVNMFQLSANEATYTVKSIINAMMTQLAETATIIANHSSSSGSSLELFEQNLNEISKHRIGAERIDYNLYAKPGLNNVTGFTLMFMMGLVTSTVKMILDDRKHRTMARVFTAPVRSYEIALGNVLGSFFVGVLQILVILSLSRWVLKYNYEIPFFTHFLILASFMFVAMGIASAVAGLIRNPDQAGMLNSMIITPTCMLGGCFWPLSFMPDYMQKIANFIPQKWTIEAVERIASGGHLTDIWLPLSILGLMAIILLAIGSAILRPSEAGKSI is encoded by the coding sequence ATGAATAGCTTAACTATTGCATGGCATATGATTCGACGTATCATAGGTACCCGAAAAGGATTCATAGGTTATATTATTTTACCTTGTATTGTTGTATCTTTAGCAGTGGCTTTACTAGGTCAAGAGAACACTATGAGTGTGGAAATCTCTTATGTTAATTTGGATACGGGACCTGCAGGGCAGCATCTTCTGAATGAGCTGTCTAGAAATAATGACTATGTACTGAAATCACTGAATGGAGAGGAAGAGCTCAAGGAAGCCGTTATGCAGCAAAAGGCTACACTCGGGTTACTTATTCCTGCTGATTTTAGTAATGATTTACTTCAAGGCAACGCCAAGCAAGTAAATATGTTTCAACTGTCAGCTAATGAAGCAACATATACTGTCAAAAGTATTATTAACGCCATGATGACTCAGTTAGCTGAGACAGCAACAATTATTGCTAATCATTCTTCCTCTTCTGGAAGTTCATTGGAGCTGTTTGAACAAAACTTAAATGAAATTAGTAAACATAGAATCGGAGCAGAGCGAATTGATTATAACTTATACGCAAAACCTGGATTAAATAATGTGACAGGCTTTACGTTGATGTTTATGATGGGACTTGTGACGAGTACGGTGAAAATGATACTGGATGATCGCAAGCATCGAACGATGGCACGAGTGTTTACTGCACCTGTTCGCTCCTATGAGATTGCACTGGGGAATGTACTGGGCAGTTTCTTTGTAGGTGTTCTACAAATTCTAGTCATTCTAAGTTTAAGTCGCTGGGTGTTAAAGTACAATTATGAGATACCTTTCTTTACCCATTTTCTAATTCTGGCTTCGTTCATGTTTGTTGCGATGGGCATCGCTAGCGCAGTCGCTGGATTAATTCGTAATCCCGATCAGGCAGGTATGCTCAATTCCATGATTATTACACCGACTTGCATGCTTGGTGGATGCTTCTGGCCGTTGTCATTTATGCCGGATTATATGCAAAAAATAGCTAATTTCATTCCACAAAAGTGGACGATTGAGGCTGTTGAGAGAATTGCCTCTGGAGGCCATTTGACTGATATTTGGTTACCTCTTTCCATATTAGGACTTATGGCTATTATTTTATTAGCTATTGGATCTGCTATTCTAAGACCTAGCGAAGCAGGAAAGTCGATTTAA
- a CDS encoding ABC transporter permease encodes MNNIWIIAMSELRRMLRTRTVLLNLFVLPLILIFILGSALASFFNNDKEDITPDPVRVAMVGNEVDGPISIAFNAYLRSPDISTIIIQKQATSKAAAEKLLRAGEADYAVIIPPFFNEEVMSGKEAKLELMLGNDRVNNLVAGTVFDSFLDGINHQQVLSATLGVHVPKQTGEASSIMSSPTYVNIGKLSDNNTSYSASQYYAGAMMIMFLLYAGSTASESLFNEKDNHTLYRLQSLPISGAHIFIGKMLGSSVVALVQAGVIITVSSLVYGVDWGSSPLLLMIVCILLVFISMAIACLVALSVKTSSSANSIMQVLIILMTFLSGGFTPIPGEFIQLLSQFTVNHWGLQGILRIMLHADPSDIIPSILVLASMCAALVASTFVVYRKVGYHE; translated from the coding sequence TTGAATAATATTTGGATTATTGCCATGAGTGAACTGCGAAGAATGCTTAGGACACGGACCGTACTTCTGAATCTATTCGTGCTACCTTTGATATTAATTTTTATTCTAGGGTCTGCATTGGCGTCTTTTTTTAATAATGATAAAGAAGATATTACGCCCGACCCGGTTAGGGTAGCTATGGTCGGAAATGAGGTAGATGGACCCATATCTATAGCGTTTAATGCTTATCTACGATCGCCTGATATATCAACGATAATTATACAGAAACAAGCAACAAGTAAGGCGGCTGCAGAGAAATTATTACGTGCAGGAGAAGCTGACTATGCGGTCATTATTCCTCCATTTTTCAACGAAGAAGTGATGAGTGGGAAGGAAGCGAAGCTTGAGCTGATGCTCGGAAATGATCGCGTGAATAATTTAGTGGCGGGAACCGTGTTCGACTCCTTTCTAGATGGAATTAATCATCAACAGGTGTTGTCGGCTACACTAGGAGTTCATGTGCCGAAGCAAACAGGTGAGGCTAGCTCTATCATGAGCAGTCCAACATACGTTAATATTGGGAAATTGAGCGATAACAATACATCCTATTCTGCTTCTCAGTATTATGCAGGCGCGATGATGATTATGTTTCTCTTGTATGCAGGGAGTACCGCTAGCGAAAGTCTATTTAATGAAAAGGACAATCACACGCTGTATCGCTTACAATCGTTGCCCATATCTGGCGCACACATTTTCATAGGGAAAATGCTGGGTAGCAGCGTGGTGGCTCTTGTTCAAGCGGGTGTGATCATCACCGTGTCTTCCCTAGTGTACGGCGTAGATTGGGGTAGTAGTCCGCTATTATTAATGATCGTATGTATCTTATTAGTCTTCATATCCATGGCAATAGCTTGTTTAGTAGCGTTAAGTGTTAAGACGAGTTCAAGTGCAAATAGTATCATGCAGGTTCTTATTATATTGATGACCTTTCTCAGTGGGGGCTTCACACCTATACCGGGAGAGTTCATTCAGTTGTTAAGTCAATTTACAGTGAACCATTGGGGGTTACAGGGTATCCTTCGTATCATGTTACATGCTGATCCATCTGATATTATTCCGAGTATCCTTGTACTCGCTAGTATGTGTGCTGCCTTGGTAGCATCTACTTTTGTTGTCTATCGAAAGGTGGGTTATCATGAATAG
- a CDS encoding ABC transporter ATP-binding protein yields the protein MAFVELNNVVKRYGSKLPVDHLNLTIQAGEIFGLLGPNGAGKSTTINMMCGLLKIDQGDIRVDGISVKDRPLDVKKRIGLVPQDLALYESMSASDNVSFFAKLYGLRGKLLQERVVEALEFVGLQDRAKEKPATFSGGMKRRLNIACAIMHHPKLIIMDEPTVGIDPQSRNHILESVRTLNKMGSTIIYTSHYMEEVAAISDRVAIMDQGHVIACGTQQELRERVSSEEKIVIKAAHIEPSAMDELQLHPRFSKVSLNEEMDTLELYVASSQHDLQDILFICAKHEVTIQSLVCEQSDLETLFLNLTGRTLRD from the coding sequence ATGGCGTTCGTAGAATTGAACAATGTAGTAAAGCGCTATGGTAGTAAGCTACCAGTGGATCATTTGAATTTAACGATACAGGCGGGGGAGATATTCGGACTGTTAGGTCCTAACGGAGCGGGTAAGAGTACGACTATAAATATGATGTGTGGACTTTTGAAGATAGATCAAGGGGATATCAGGGTAGATGGTATTTCTGTAAAAGATCGACCTTTGGATGTGAAGAAACGAATAGGACTTGTTCCGCAGGATTTGGCGTTATATGAGTCGATGTCTGCTAGTGATAATGTTTCTTTTTTTGCAAAACTGTACGGTTTAAGGGGGAAGTTGCTGCAAGAGAGAGTAGTAGAAGCATTAGAGTTCGTAGGTTTGCAGGACCGAGCTAAGGAGAAGCCCGCTACATTCTCTGGGGGAATGAAAAGAAGGCTTAATATCGCTTGTGCCATTATGCATCATCCGAAGTTGATCATAATGGATGAACCCACTGTCGGCATTGATCCGCAGTCACGGAATCATATTCTGGAATCGGTTCGGACATTAAATAAGATGGGCTCAACCATTATATACACGAGTCATTACATGGAAGAGGTAGCCGCTATTAGCGATCGCGTGGCCATTATGGATCAAGGACATGTTATTGCTTGTGGTACACAACAGGAACTACGTGAGCGGGTGTCGAGTGAAGAGAAGATTGTCATTAAGGCTGCACACATCGAACCAAGTGCCATGGATGAGTTACAGCTTCATCCTCGCTTTTCTAAAGTGTCATTAAATGAAGAAATGGATACGTTAGAACTTTACGTAGCATCCTCTCAGCATGATTTACAAGATATTCTTTTTATTTGTGCCAAACATGAGGTAACCATTCAATCGCTAGTGTGTGAGCAGTCTGATCTTGAGACTCTTTTTCTAAATTTGACGGGACGTACACTACGTGATTAG
- a CDS encoding sensor histidine kinase, whose product MSTQLNMLRYSLIVIPACLSIYIYSYDNYGIYTLYILLYLNLAVLDRFVHYPPIKRLFFIVEMLFSTWLCTRYGNLILFISLSSLCSYITMSGRMLRFVMLGLHLLLLNIALGFEQPEWTFCLNAIFVITSILLLQLQDTVDSREEIVQLYDELRKKYYELDEKRSQLIQFNHQVEAAAQSGERNRISRQLHDDIGHRLIRVKMMMEAAIHTLPTDSARGMELMLQIRDQVAASMDDMRNTVKQMRPATSLAEEYALDRLLENTGRETGIHTSLLYEGVPFTLYPSSQIVFYKNAQEALTNALRHGHATSVKILVVYGDREVSMAVSNNGEITAAHSTSQRQQGMGLSGMQERSKLMGGDIHIQWEYPFTIVTKLPIYRNHGIL is encoded by the coding sequence TTGTCCACTCAACTAAATATGTTGCGTTACAGCTTAATTGTCATTCCTGCTTGTCTCTCCATCTATATATACTCATATGACAATTACGGTATTTACACCCTATACATACTCCTATATTTGAATCTCGCCGTACTGGATCGATTCGTACATTATCCACCTATAAAAAGATTATTCTTCATTGTAGAAATGCTTTTCTCCACCTGGTTATGTACTCGTTATGGAAACTTAATACTATTTATTTCGCTATCTTCGCTCTGCTCCTATATTACAATGTCAGGCCGTATGCTTCGCTTCGTCATGCTGGGTCTTCATTTGTTGTTACTGAACATCGCTCTGGGATTTGAGCAGCCTGAGTGGACATTCTGTCTAAACGCGATCTTTGTTATCACCTCAATTTTGTTATTGCAGCTACAGGACACAGTAGATAGCCGGGAAGAGATTGTCCAGCTCTATGACGAACTTCGTAAGAAATACTACGAACTAGATGAGAAACGAAGTCAACTTATACAATTCAATCATCAGGTAGAGGCGGCAGCCCAATCCGGAGAACGAAATCGAATATCAAGACAACTACACGACGATATCGGTCATAGGCTGATCAGAGTTAAAATGATGATGGAAGCGGCCATTCACACCCTCCCTACGGATAGTGCACGAGGTATGGAACTTATGCTACAGATTAGAGATCAAGTAGCCGCCAGTATGGATGATATGCGCAATACCGTCAAACAGATGCGGCCTGCTACTTCCTTGGCTGAGGAATATGCGCTAGATCGACTATTAGAGAATACGGGCCGAGAAACAGGCATTCATACAAGCCTCCTCTATGAAGGTGTTCCCTTCACCCTTTATCCAAGCAGTCAAATTGTATTCTACAAAAATGCTCAAGAAGCACTTACGAACGCCCTTCGACACGGCCATGCTACATCTGTAAAGATATTAGTCGTTTACGGTGATCGAGAAGTATCTATGGCAGTTAGCAATAATGGAGAGATTACTGCAGCACATTCAACAAGTCAACGACAGCAAGGTATGGGTCTGAGTGGAATGCAGGAACGAAGTAAACTTATGGGGGGCGACATACATATTCAGTGGGAATATCCATTTACGATTGTAACGAAGCTACCTATTTACCGGAATCATGGAATACTATAG
- a CDS encoding response regulator transcription factor, giving the protein MISLLIVDDDAFIRESLKMLLAMDQDVEVVGTASHGFEAMELMQAGLQANVILMDIRMPVCDGVEGTKEIKKHFPDTRVLMLTTFDDDEFIIQALQNGASGYLLKNIAPDRIIQGIKTVHDGDMLIHPDIARKLTTFLRPIEPILQPTSDRSNSDRWIRYGLTKAEMSIVSNISEGLSNKEIAQKLFLSEGTVKNYITDILSKLELRDRTQIAILYLKHPNG; this is encoded by the coding sequence ATGATTTCCTTACTTATTGTAGATGATGATGCCTTCATTCGAGAAAGCCTCAAAATGCTACTTGCCATGGATCAAGATGTTGAAGTCGTAGGGACAGCAAGCCATGGCTTTGAAGCTATGGAGCTGATGCAAGCGGGGTTACAAGCCAATGTCATATTGATGGATATTCGTATGCCAGTGTGCGACGGAGTAGAAGGAACTAAAGAGATCAAAAAACATTTCCCTGATACGCGTGTGCTTATGTTAACAACCTTCGATGACGATGAGTTTATTATTCAAGCTTTACAGAATGGAGCCAGTGGATATCTACTGAAGAACATCGCTCCTGATCGCATCATTCAAGGAATCAAAACAGTCCATGACGGGGACATGCTCATTCATCCTGATATTGCCCGTAAACTCACCACTTTTCTCCGGCCAATAGAGCCAATCCTTCAACCTACCTCTGATCGCTCTAATTCAGACAGATGGATCCGTTATGGATTGACCAAAGCAGAGATGAGCATCGTGAGCAATATATCCGAGGGGTTGTCTAATAAAGAAATCGCCCAGAAGCTATTTCTGAGCGAAGGTACGGTAAAGAATTATATAACAGACATTTTAAGTAAGTTGGAACTTCGAGATCGTACACAAATTGCTATATTATATCTTAAACATCCTAACGGCTAA
- a CDS encoding PDZ domain-containing protein, with the protein MNVALEMLWLVTDGLVQLLIQPFYYISILFVMLFYRRQVGLERKMFHIRMHSWGLQTWRTLIGGLAGGIGVSLLMAFVGVTLTQAGVICIWVVSLLLLLVRVRYLCFAYSAGLLGIIQFIISFFPSWQPTGWLGSSVDTVRSLDMPALLTLAAILHLAEAILVKLQGDHLASPLYLESKRGKIVGGYEMQAFWPIPLFLLIPAQTSGSLLPWTPLLGGEGWSTGFSLIVLPVVIGFGEMTQSMLTREKASSGFKRLMLYTVILLALSLLSAWWSPLMIVAALASILLHEALSWFSRYEEQQRSSLFAHPSQGLRVLFIVPDSPAEELGIVPGETILKVNGVVLRTKEQLHSALRMNSAFCKLEVQNIAGESKYLQRAIYAGDHHQLGVILAPDQDLTIVASMRPVSIYQIIGMKLNTRHRSESVEYNPPPFVEPKVERETFKL; encoded by the coding sequence TTGAATGTAGCTTTGGAAATGTTGTGGCTTGTGACGGACGGGTTGGTACAATTATTGATTCAGCCGTTTTATTATATTTCAATTCTGTTTGTTATGTTATTTTATCGTCGTCAGGTAGGGTTAGAGCGGAAGATGTTTCATATACGTATGCATAGCTGGGGGTTACAAACTTGGCGAACCCTTATTGGAGGGCTAGCCGGAGGGATCGGAGTTTCACTTCTTATGGCATTTGTAGGTGTTACCTTAACCCAAGCTGGAGTGATCTGTATATGGGTTGTGAGTCTACTGTTGCTGTTAGTTCGAGTACGTTATTTATGTTTTGCTTATTCGGCAGGTCTTCTCGGTATCATCCAATTTATTATTAGTTTCTTCCCTTCATGGCAACCTACAGGATGGTTGGGGTCGTCAGTGGATACTGTAAGATCACTTGATATGCCTGCGCTATTAACGTTGGCGGCTATTCTTCATCTGGCTGAAGCTATACTTGTGAAGTTGCAGGGAGATCACTTAGCGAGCCCGCTGTATTTAGAAAGTAAGCGCGGGAAAATTGTAGGGGGATATGAGATGCAGGCCTTTTGGCCAATTCCCTTATTCCTACTCATCCCAGCGCAGACATCGGGTTCGTTATTACCGTGGACTCCTCTTCTAGGTGGTGAAGGTTGGAGTACTGGTTTTAGCTTAATCGTGCTTCCTGTCGTTATCGGGTTCGGTGAAATGACGCAGAGCATGTTAACAAGGGAGAAAGCATCCAGTGGGTTCAAGAGGTTAATGTTATATACCGTGATCTTACTAGCACTGAGCTTGCTCTCTGCATGGTGGAGTCCGCTGATGATTGTTGCTGCGTTGGCCAGTATCTTACTACATGAGGCATTATCGTGGTTCAGTCGCTATGAGGAGCAACAGCGAAGCTCACTCTTCGCTCACCCTTCGCAAGGACTTCGAGTTCTCTTTATTGTGCCAGATAGCCCAGCAGAGGAACTCGGTATTGTGCCAGGAGAAACGATACTGAAGGTGAATGGGGTTGTTCTCCGGACGAAAGAGCAGCTACATAGTGCGTTGCGTATGAATTCTGCTTTTTGTAAATTAGAAGTGCAGAACATCGCAGGTGAAAGTAAATATTTACAACGTGCTATCTATGCAGGGGATCATCACCAACTGGGTGTTATTCTAGCCCCAGATCAGGATTTGACGATTGTAGCAAGCATGAGACCGGTTAGTATTTATCAGATTATCGGAATGAAGTTAAATACACGGCATCGCTCTGAATCCGTGGAATATAATCCACCCCCTTTTGTGGAGCCGAAGGTAGAGCGGGAAACCTTTAAATTATAA
- a CDS encoding S41 family peptidase, producing MLKKRTAALLVVIALISGSLLTMFLSGSSFAGQATGGEGILASISGGGLKQEESKKLGAALDLIQGNYYKDIDRTKLLDGAINGMMQSLEDPYSTYMGEETAKQFEESIEGSFSGIGAEVSSKDGYVVVVSPIKGSPAEKAGIHAKDLLLSVNGEPLKGLDLNDAVSKIRGPKGSKAKIQVKREGVSEPIDFDIVRDDVDLETVNAHMEKNGVGVIEITQFSLNTAERFKTELSKLEKQGIKGLVIDVRNNPGGVLSVVIDIAEQFVPKGEMIVQVEDKKGKREKSLSNGSSKSYPVTLLMNKGSASASEILAGALQQSAGVILMGDNSFGKGTVQTSFDKQMGDGSLLKITIAKWLTPDGTWIHEKGIKPDVAVSQPGYFSVTPINKEKNLKFNMNNSDVKSAQVMLNGLGYQAGRSDGYFDKGTQEAVKSFQTKEKMKATGIIDAKTGTALEKALIVRIQDPQYDTQLKQGIAEIQKELKASASNK from the coding sequence ATGTTAAAGAAGCGTACAGCTGCACTCCTCGTGGTAATCGCCTTGATCAGTGGTAGCCTACTAACCATGTTCCTATCGGGTTCAAGCTTTGCAGGACAAGCTACAGGTGGAGAAGGCATACTTGCCAGCATTAGTGGTGGTGGCTTGAAGCAAGAGGAGTCTAAGAAGCTAGGAGCTGCCTTAGATCTCATCCAAGGCAATTATTACAAGGACATTGATCGGACGAAACTACTGGATGGTGCGATTAATGGCATGATGCAATCACTGGAAGATCCTTATTCCACTTATATGGGAGAAGAAACAGCGAAGCAATTCGAAGAAAGCATTGAAGGTTCGTTTAGTGGCATTGGTGCTGAAGTTTCCTCTAAAGATGGATATGTGGTCGTTGTATCTCCTATTAAAGGTTCACCTGCTGAGAAAGCGGGTATCCACGCTAAGGATTTGCTACTATCCGTGAATGGTGAGCCCCTTAAAGGGCTTGATCTAAATGATGCTGTATCGAAGATCCGTGGTCCGAAAGGATCGAAAGCAAAGATTCAAGTGAAACGTGAAGGCGTGTCTGAACCTATTGATTTCGATATCGTTCGTGATGATGTGGATTTAGAGACTGTTAATGCACATATGGAGAAGAACGGTGTGGGTGTCATCGAGATTACTCAGTTTTCCCTCAATACAGCAGAACGCTTCAAGACGGAGTTGTCCAAGCTAGAGAAGCAGGGAATAAAAGGACTTGTGATTGACGTTCGGAATAACCCAGGTGGCGTTCTATCTGTCGTCATTGACATAGCAGAACAGTTCGTTCCCAAAGGTGAAATGATTGTTCAAGTTGAGGATAAGAAAGGTAAGCGTGAGAAGAGCTTGTCGAACGGCTCAAGTAAGTCTTATCCTGTGACACTCTTAATGAATAAAGGGAGTGCAAGCGCATCTGAGATTCTAGCAGGAGCACTGCAACAATCTGCAGGCGTTATACTGATGGGTGACAATTCATTCGGTAAGGGTACGGTGCAGACGAGCTTTGATAAGCAAATGGGTGATGGTAGTCTTCTTAAGATCACAATTGCTAAGTGGTTAACACCAGATGGTACTTGGATTCATGAGAAGGGGATTAAACCAGACGTTGCAGTATCTCAGCCGGGTTATTTCTCAGTTACCCCAATTAATAAAGAGAAGAACTTGAAGTTTAACATGAATAATAGTGATGTGAAGAGCGCTCAGGTCATGCTGAATGGTCTTGGATATCAAGCGGGTCGTTCGGATGGATATTTCGATAAAGGTACACAGGAAGCCGTTAAGAGCTTCCAAACGAAAGAGAAGATGAAGGCAACGGGTATTATCGATGCTAAGACAGGGACCGCACTAGAGAAAGCCCTGATTGTACGCATTCAAGATCCACAATATGATACTCAATTGAAGCAAGGGATTGCAGAGATTCAGAAGGAATTAAAGGCTTCTGCGTCGAACAAGTAA
- a CDS encoding M23 family metallopeptidase — protein MKKIASLIAAIILVTMIFQPNDGYAKQKTVKEVEHELKLLQQQAKKAAKVKEKVAAKKEKAQHYKNKTNNNLDYVLEQITVVSNKLEVTSMKIEDTKEKLTNATTELNAAEERIASREVMLESRVRLMYTDGAVSYLDVLLSSSSFSDFLDRADTLKTIVDQDQNLLDEHKKDKVLVLDKKKELEVQYATAEGLYSEMETQKSILDEKEQEKHELIAMYDEQIQESDELNEEQEQKLVALATKRSALQREKNKLVAAEEAARAKAAKEAAAKREAAAREAAAREAAKREAAAKEASRSATSRGSSNNSAPSASFIGNGGPLLLPVGNSRVSSGYGPRTHPVTGQVGKKHTGIDFAVPQGTSVHAAESGTVIMAEWFSGYGNAVIVDHGGGMWTLYGHLRNGGFNVREGDRVSRGEKIAESGSTGQSTGPHLHFEVRINGSTVNPAPYL, from the coding sequence TTGAAAAAAATCGCCTCTTTAATAGCCGCTATTATACTGGTAACTATGATATTTCAACCTAATGATGGATACGCTAAACAAAAAACAGTAAAAGAAGTTGAACATGAACTGAAGCTTTTACAGCAACAAGCTAAGAAAGCGGCTAAGGTGAAGGAGAAAGTGGCTGCTAAGAAAGAAAAAGCGCAGCACTATAAGAATAAGACGAACAACAATTTGGACTATGTATTAGAACAAATTACGGTGGTTAGTAATAAACTTGAGGTAACTTCAATGAAAATTGAAGATACGAAAGAAAAACTGACAAATGCTACTACTGAACTGAATGCGGCTGAGGAGCGTATAGCATCTCGTGAGGTCATGCTTGAGTCTCGTGTGAGACTGATGTATACAGATGGGGCCGTTTCTTATTTGGATGTGTTATTATCCTCTAGCAGCTTTTCCGATTTCTTAGATCGTGCGGATACACTAAAGACCATTGTGGATCAGGATCAGAATTTGCTAGATGAGCACAAGAAGGATAAAGTGTTAGTACTGGATAAGAAAAAGGAACTTGAAGTGCAGTATGCTACAGCGGAGGGACTCTATTCGGAAATGGAGACTCAAAAGAGTATACTGGATGAGAAGGAACAAGAGAAACATGAGTTGATTGCTATGTATGATGAACAAATTCAAGAATCAGATGAACTCAATGAGGAGCAAGAACAGAAGCTAGTTGCGCTTGCAACCAAGCGTTCGGCTCTTCAGCGAGAGAAGAATAAGTTAGTGGCAGCGGAAGAAGCTGCTCGCGCGAAAGCAGCGAAAGAGGCGGCAGCCAAGAGAGAAGCGGCAGCAAGAGAAGCGGCAGCAAGAGAGGCGGCAAAAAGAGAGGCAGCGGCTAAAGAGGCATCAAGGTCAGCGACTAGTCGGGGCTCCTCGAATAATTCAGCTCCGTCTGCTAGTTTTATTGGGAATGGTGGTCCGCTTCTTTTACCTGTAGGTAATTCACGAGTTTCCTCTGGGTATGGTCCTCGGACACATCCTGTGACAGGACAAGTTGGTAAGAAGCATACAGGAATAGATTTTGCCGTACCGCAAGGAACATCGGTTCATGCTGCGGAATCAGGAACAGTCATTATGGCAGAATGGTTCAGTGGATATGGGAATGCTGTTATTGTTGATCATGGTGGCGGTATGTGGACATTATATGGTCATCTTCGTAATGGTGGATTCAATGTTAGGGAAGGCGATCGTGTCAGCCGTGGAGAAAAAATTGCGGAATCAGGATCTACAGGACAGAGCACAGGTCCTCACTTACACTTTGAAGTCCGTATTAATGGAAGCACCGTGAATCCAGCTCCCTATTTATAA